The Novipirellula galeiformis nucleotide sequence GAGGAACTCGGAGACGGCCGGAGGAACTCGCATTGATCGGAACTCGCATTGAATTGGGCACCGATCCCACTTCACCCTCCCCAGGGCGGGTCGCAAGGAACGAGCGGGGGAAGGCAAAACGCGACCAAGCCAGCAGTCTCTTTCGCCTGAGGAAGGCAAGAACTTGGGCAAGCCCGAAGGGATGTCGACCGCAAAGAATTAGCGGCCCTGCATTGGTTTACGGCGAACCGCGGTTACCCGGCCACGAACTCGCGACGGCGGATTGAATCAACACGCCGTCACGCTTCGGGGGAGGACAGGCCGGGAACAGCGGCAATCGCGCAACTTCGAAACCGACCGCAGTCAATGCGGACTGCCGAGTCCGGCTTACACCAAAGTCTTGCTGAATAACACCAGCATTCTCTGCCAAGCCTTTTCCGCCTGTTCCTCGTTGTGGACCCTGCTGTCCGGCGGACACCAGCCATGGCCGGCGGGATACACCTCGATCTCGGCTGGCAATTTGGAATCGGCAAAGGCTTCCTTCAGCGTGGTCTTGGCCTCGGGATCGCGTTCGTCATCGTTCTCCGCAATCGCGATCAAGAACGAAGCCTTCATTTGCGGGACTAGCAGATGGGGACTGTCCGGTTTGTCGGTAACCAATCCGCCGCCGTGGAAACTGGCGCCCGCTCCGACACGCTCGGCCACCGCCGCAGCGGTTCGCATCACAATGGGGCCACCCATACAATAGCCCGTCGTTCCGACTTTCTTGTTCTTATCGACTTGAGGCTGTTTGTCGAGCCAGGCGATGAAGGCTTTCGCATCGGTTTGGTGTGTCGCCGCGTCGAGGGACCGAGCCAGGGGACGGACGTCCGCGATCGGCGTGTTGGCTCCCTTGGAGGCGGTCGGTGCTTTCTGGATCCGGTAGAACGGATTGACGACCAAAACGCTGTAGCCCGATTCGGCAAGTCGCTTTGCCATTTGGCGAAACGCGGGTCGCAGCCCAAAGATATCGGGCCAAATCAGCACGGCGGGATGGGAGCCAGTTTGCGGGGTCACGAAGTAGGCATCGCAATGGCCGTCGGGAGTTTCAATCGTGACATCGCGGTCACTCACCTCCACGGCGTCAGCCGCGCGGGGCAGCAACATTGCCGCCCCAACGCCAGCGGCTGCGATCGCACTAAAGTCACGTCGGGAATACTTCTTCAAATCGTCGTCAAAATGATCTTGATCGCACATCAGATGCCTCATCTCTAGGGAAGGGTTGCAATACCAACGGAGCAGCGAACCATGGTATCAGGCAAATGAAGCGGAGACGAGTCGGAATCGCCGCATCGTCGCCCTATAGTCGCCGCATCGTCGCCAGATAGTCGCCGGGACGCTCCGCGGTCCGATGTGTTCTCACCATCCCCAACACATTCCGCCGTCCGGTCATATAAGCACCTCGGCAGAAGTCTTTCGGCATAGCTCCTCACAGCGGCGAAGCTGCAACACGTAGACTAGGCTTCCAGCCTGGGTTCGATGGAGTCTCCAGGCTGGAAGCCTAGGCTACGTTAGCGGAGGTGCATCGTCGCCAACACATTCCACCGTCCGATGTGTCCTTACCCCCTCATCCCTAAGATGATTTTTTGTCACCAAAGCTACCGCAGCAGGCCGAGGACTCGAGCAATCGTTCGACGTCTGCGGCCAGGTCACGGTCTTCAATCGAGTGCAGGAACCAGCGACGCTCGGTATCAACCATCTGCACTGCCTGGTTGAACAGCGAGCGGATTTGTTCGTGACGGTCGGTGTGGGTCATGGCAAGTTCAGGGAGTAAGCGAAGCGCAGTGCACACAGGGCGGTCAAACGACACCAATGTGTCGATTTGCACGGTCCAGAGCATGATAGCTCGATTCCCACCACGATCCCACCACCTGTTTGCTTTGGAGCATCCACATTGGCAACGAAGCGGTTGCTTCCGGCCAGCGGCCAGCGTCTCGCTCAGCGTACTCCAGCCCTATTCCAAGTTTTCAATTTTCAATTGTCAATTTCACTTTTTCAATCCAACATTTCCGCATCATCATCTCGCCTGCCTTCGCAGCGACGATTGCTATCGATTTTCCAATCCAAGGAAGCACTTGCGTCGGTGCCAAGCGAGCCGCTTCATCGACGGCCAAAGCCGTTCATCACGCGGCAAGATCAGACGTTTGCCTGCCATCGACGCCAGAGATTCTTGCGTCGGGCAAGCTTCATCAAAGGCGTTGGGGGCGACGATCACGCGGTAGTCATCCTCGATACTCCAGAGCCCGAGATCGAACAACCAATGAGCATTCTTGCAGAGCGCGATGCCGTTTTGCGGATCATCGTTCCGCGAGCGGGCGAAGGGATGGATGTGGGCGGCATCGACGATACTGTGGCCAGTGATGGTCGTGATGCGGTAGCCCGTTAGCGCGCAGGTGTGACAGTAGGCTGCGACGACATCGACGCGGAAGCGTGCGGTGCGTCCTTCGGCGCGGGCTTCGCCGTCCACTTCGGCAGCGAGTTCATCCAACGTGGCCGAGTCAGCCGGCGGCACGATTCCGGCAAGTTCGTACAGGGCGATCTGTTCGGCATGCTCAAAGTAATTTGAAATCAGCGTGTAACCGGCGGCTTGCTGAAAGCGGCTCGATTGCAACGCAGCAAAAAATGCGTCAGACAGCCGGACCGACACCGTTGACTCGCGATGTTTCGATGGCGCCGCGTCCGCTTGCAGGGGAGTCCAAAGTTTGGAGGAACCCAGGTGGTGAAACGGCAACCGAACATCGGGCCGTTGCGAACGGCGATGGGCCACGATGGACCAATACACCGAAAAGCGAAACGCCAGATCAGGCGTCAGTTTTAAAAGCGGATCGCGAAGCAGACCGGATTTAGCAAGCTCCAGAACGACCAGCAGCAACAGCGGCTTATGCGGGGCGATGCCCTTGGAGCGATCGACCCGCAATTTAGCGAGCTTCTTGATAATTTTGTCGTACTCGTCTGCCACGATCGCGATATTGCTTCGTCTATACCCATTGACACTGGTTTGCATTCTATGAGACCGCAGCACCATGTGCACCCGCGGACGCGTCCGAGCAGAAGGTTCCGCTGCGAAGCACGGGACGATCGATTCAATTTACAGCACCAACTGAATAAAAGTGGGCATTCTCTCAAGGAACAATCAGGCAAAAAAAGGGTGCGAAATATGGATTTGCCACACCTCCGGCCCCACCTATCTGACACACGCGGGGCACAGGGACCGCCCGCCGATCCGCACCGCGGAGCCTCCTGCCGTCTACACGCTGTCTTAACGCAGATACCTGGGACTTCCGAACACGATGTAAAACACTCGAGTGCGAGTAATTACAATGAATCGTATTACCTTTGATCATTCCCCCGTTTCGAAAAACCAATCGAACCGAAGCCGGCCATATACGCCAGCGGGCGCAACATCCGAAGGGTCAAACGCCCGCGATTTCCAAGGGTTCCGTTCGAATTCACCGTTTTAGTCAGCTTGTTTGGTGGGGTGGGTAAGCGTAAATTATTTCCTCTTCACATCAAGCAGATCAAAGCGAAACAGGTATCGGTATTCAGCCAGCATGAGCAAGGGCGATAAAACAATCGAATCGAAGGTCGACACCGGCATCCGAGACAATCATCGACGCGGCACCGTCGGCGATTTTTTGATGGAGAAGGTTAAGCCGGGTTCTGAACTTTCGATCGTCTCCGCTTACTTCACGATCTACGCTTACGCGGCATTGAGATCGACGCTGGACTCCATCGGACACCTCAATTTTCTATTTGGCGAGCCAACATTCGTCAGTCGCCTTGATCCCGAGAAGAATCAGTCCAAAGCGTTTCTTTTGCAAGATTCCTCATTGCACCTCAGCAATCGTTTGAAACAGAAACGTGCCGCACGCCAGTGTGCCGACTGGATTCGCGATAAGGTTGAAATTCGCACTGTCAAGCAAACGAACCTGCTTCACGGCAAGATGTACCATGTCGACCGTGACGGTGTCGAAGAAGCGATTCTCGGCAGTTCCAATTTTACGGTTCGCGGACTTGGACTCGGTAGCCAAGGGAACAACATTGAACTGAACCTGGTTGTAGACAGTAATCGCGATCGTCGTGAATTAAAGCAGTGGTTTCTGGAACTTTGGAATGATCCGCAAATGGTCCGGGACGTCAAAGCGGACGTCATCCAGTTCCTCGAACGGCTTTATGCCAACCAGAGTCCGCAGTTCGTATACTACCTAACGCTTTTTAAATTGTTTCGTGAATATCTGGATGGTAATCTTGACGTTGATGATTCGCTCAACAGGCTCGCTTTACCTGACACCGATATTTGGAAGGCTTTGTTTTCGTTTCAAAAAGACGGCGCCAAAGCGGCGATCAATAAGATTTTGCAATACAACGGCTGCATCTTGGCCGACAGCGTTGGTCTCGGCAAAACTTACACGGCGCTCGCAGTCATCAAGTATTTCGAACTTCGCAATGAGCGAGTGCTTGTTCTCTGTCCCAAAAAACTCCGTCGCAACTGGACCGTCTATCAGGCCAACAGCAAATTGAATCCGTTCACAGACGATCGATTTCGATTTGATGTACTCCACCACACCGACATGTCACGTGATCGGGGAGAGTCGAACGGCATCGACCTCGCCGACCTTAACTGGGGCGCTTACGATCTTGTCGTCATCGACGAGTCTCACAACTTTCGCAACAACGCGCAAGCAGTTCAGCGTCCTGGCGACGCCAAGCGACGACGAAGTCGGTACGAGCGTTTAATGGAGGACATTGTAGCCTCCGGTGCAAATACCAAGATGCTCCTGCTTTCGGCGACGCCGGTGAATAATCAACTGGCTGACTTGAGGAACCAAATATCGTTTATCGCGGGTGCCGATGTTGCTCGAGACAGTGTTGCCGACCGTGCCTTTCGTCAGAAACTGGGGATTGCGTCGGTCAAGGAAACCACGCGTAGAGCACAGGCACAGTTCACGCTTTGGTCCAAGCGACCTGCGGAACAACGAAAGACAAGAGATTTGATCGCCGCGATCGGCGGTGACTTCTTTAAGTTACTTGACGGACTTAGCATCGCTCGTTCACGCCGCCAAATCGCGACTTACTATGCCGAAGAGATCAAACGACTAGGTGGCTTTCCCAAACGGCCACCGCCAAAGGCAATTCATGCAACGATCGACCTGGATGAAAAATTCCTCTCCTTTGAACAGCTCGATTCCGAGATCGGTCGATTGACGCTGGCACTTTACCATCCTTCAAGCAAGCTGCGTGATGATCTCCCCGAAGAAGTTCGGGCTGGCTATGAAGCCAAAATCAACGGCGTGTTTACACAAGAAGGCCGCGAACGAATCTTGATCTCGATGATGAAGATTAACTTCCTCAAGCGTCTTGAAAGTTCCGTCGATTCATTCCGGTTGACGCTCGGGCGAACTATCGAAAAGATCGACAAACTCGAAGAGCGGATCGAGGCGTTTGAGAATCATCAGGAATCCAATCCTGAGATCGACTTCGATTCTCTCACGCCCGATGACTTTGAGGACCCTGATTTTGAGGGCGAAGATTTTACGATTGGCGGTCGGCGGCGAATACACTTAGCGCACATCAAACTTCCTGAATGGCTGAAGGAAGTCCGTAACGACCGCACGCAATTGCAGTTCTTGCTCAAGAAGACTGAGGTCGTCACGGCAGCTCGCGATGGCAAGCTAGCCGAACTTCGATCGCTGATTCAAAGCAAAGCGAGTAAACCGACCACAAACCGCGATGGCAAGCCAAACCGGAAAATCTTGATCTTCACCGCGTTCAGCGACACGGCTCAATACGTGTACCGCGAACTTGCCGGCTGGGCACAAACGGAGCTTGGAATTCATACGGCCCTTGTGCGTGGCGATGGTGCTAATCAAGCATCTCTGGGACGAAGTGATTACGACAGCATCCTGACAAACTTTTCGCCCATGTCGAAACGTCGTAGCGAGCAGGAGTCCGAATTTGAAGATCAAGCCCAAGAGATCGACATGCTGATCGCAACCGACTGCATCAGTGAAGGTCAGAACTTGCAGGACTGTGACCTGTTGGTCAATTACGACATCCACTGGAACCCCGTGCGGATCATTCAGCGGTTTGGGCGAATTGATCGGATCGGGTCTCGCAACGACAGCGTCCAGCTTGTCAACTTCTGGCCGGTAGCTGATTTAGATCGTTACATCAACGTCAAACATCGCGTCGAAGCCCGTATGGCTCTGGTGGATCTGTCGGCGACGCAGGCCGATAACTTGCTCGACCCCAGCCAACTCGAAGACTTGATCAAAGAGGACATGCTGTTCCGCGACAAGCAGCTCGAGCGACTTCGAGATGAGATTTTGGATCTCGAAGACCTTGACGACAGCGTTTCATTGACTGACTTTTCTCTCGACGAGTTTCGTCTTGACTTGTTGAGATTTTTAGAAGCGAACCGTAGCGAGTTGGAGGAGTCGCCTGAAGGAATCTATGCGGTCGTTGGACCGAACTCGGAAGTTCCAATCGGTCGAGCAGGCGTGTTGTTCTGTTTGCGTCATCGACGAGGGGAAGGTTCTCCGAATCCAGAAATGGTCAGCTCCGACTCTGCCGGGCTGAACCCGCTCGCTCCGTATTACCTCGTCTATGTATTGGACGATGGCACGGTTCGATTGACTTTCGCTCAGCCTAAGCAGGCGATGATGTTGCTGCGCGACCTAGCCGCGGATCACCCTCGTGCGATTGAAAGCCTTTGCAATTTGTTTGATGCGAACACATCGGACGGCGCCGACATGAGTCATTACGACGAACTGCTTACCAAAGTACTCGCGTCGATCGAAAACACATTCCGCAAAAAGGCCACTTCCAATTTGCTTTCCGGACGTGACGCCGTTCTGCCCACTTCCGGAGAAACCCCGGCGGCTGATGGTGACGACTTTGACTTGGTCACATGGCTCGCGATTTTAGAGTCAAGCCCCTAAACCGATCGGCGTCGCCCAGTACGAATTGCAAACCAAGTTGCCAACGGAACTCGAAGGCAAACTCCCCACCGCCGAACAACTCACCAGCGTCGTCCGCCGCGCCTTTCCTGACG carries:
- a CDS encoding HNH endonuclease produces the protein MQTSVNGYRRSNIAIVADEYDKIIKKLAKLRVDRSKGIAPHKPLLLLVVLELAKSGLLRDPLLKLTPDLAFRFSVYWSIVAHRRSQRPDVRLPFHHLGSSKLWTPLQADAAPSKHRESTVSVRLSDAFFAALQSSRFQQAAGYTLISNYFEHAEQIALYELAGIVPPADSATLDELAAEVDGEARAEGRTARFRVDVVAAYCHTCALTGYRITTITGHSIVDAAHIHPFARSRNDDPQNGIALCKNAHWLFDLGLWSIEDDYRVIVAPNAFDEACPTQESLASMAGKRLILPRDERLWPSMKRLAWHRRKCFLGLENR
- a CDS encoding helicase-related protein; the protein is MSKGDKTIESKVDTGIRDNHRRGTVGDFLMEKVKPGSELSIVSAYFTIYAYAALRSTLDSIGHLNFLFGEPTFVSRLDPEKNQSKAFLLQDSSLHLSNRLKQKRAARQCADWIRDKVEIRTVKQTNLLHGKMYHVDRDGVEEAILGSSNFTVRGLGLGSQGNNIELNLVVDSNRDRRELKQWFLELWNDPQMVRDVKADVIQFLERLYANQSPQFVYYLTLFKLFREYLDGNLDVDDSLNRLALPDTDIWKALFSFQKDGAKAAINKILQYNGCILADSVGLGKTYTALAVIKYFELRNERVLVLCPKKLRRNWTVYQANSKLNPFTDDRFRFDVLHHTDMSRDRGESNGIDLADLNWGAYDLVVIDESHNFRNNAQAVQRPGDAKRRRSRYERLMEDIVASGANTKMLLLSATPVNNQLADLRNQISFIAGADVARDSVADRAFRQKLGIASVKETTRRAQAQFTLWSKRPAEQRKTRDLIAAIGGDFFKLLDGLSIARSRRQIATYYAEEIKRLGGFPKRPPPKAIHATIDLDEKFLSFEQLDSEIGRLTLALYHPSSKLRDDLPEEVRAGYEAKINGVFTQEGRERILISMMKINFLKRLESSVDSFRLTLGRTIEKIDKLEERIEAFENHQESNPEIDFDSLTPDDFEDPDFEGEDFTIGGRRRIHLAHIKLPEWLKEVRNDRTQLQFLLKKTEVVTAARDGKLAELRSLIQSKASKPTTNRDGKPNRKILIFTAFSDTAQYVYRELAGWAQTELGIHTALVRGDGANQASLGRSDYDSILTNFSPMSKRRSEQESEFEDQAQEIDMLIATDCISEGQNLQDCDLLVNYDIHWNPVRIIQRFGRIDRIGSRNDSVQLVNFWPVADLDRYINVKHRVEARMALVDLSATQADNLLDPSQLEDLIKEDMLFRDKQLERLRDEILDLEDLDDSVSLTDFSLDEFRLDLLRFLEANRSELEESPEGIYAVVGPNSEVPIGRAGVLFCLRHRRGEGSPNPEMVSSDSAGLNPLAPYYLVYVLDDGTVRLTFAQPKQAMMLLRDLAADHPRAIESLCNLFDANTSDGADMSHYDELLTKVLASIENTFRKKATSNLLSGRDAVLPTSGETPAADGDDFDLVTWLAILESSP
- a CDS encoding dienelactone hydrolase family protein — protein: MCDQDHFDDDLKKYSRRDFSAIAAAGVGAAMLLPRAADAVEVSDRDVTIETPDGHCDAYFVTPQTGSHPAVLIWPDIFGLRPAFRQMAKRLAESGYSVLVVNPFYRIQKAPTASKGANTPIADVRPLARSLDAATHQTDAKAFIAWLDKQPQVDKNKKVGTTGYCMGGPIVMRTAAAVAERVGAGASFHGGGLVTDKPDSPHLLVPQMKASFLIAIAENDDERDPEAKTTLKEAFADSKLPAEIEVYPAGHGWCPPDSRVHNEEQAEKAWQRMLVLFSKTLV